In Deinococcus psychrotolerans, the genomic window GAGTCTCGGCTCTCCCCTGAGTCATCTTGCCCAGCTTAATCCTTTCGGGACGGACGTTCGTCCACCGAGGGCGGGCGTTTTCGACTTCAACTCGACTTGAACAGACTGTTTCAAAAATGTGCGTTTTTTAACGTCATGATGTAAGCGGCCTCGGCAGGCCCGTGAAACAATCAAACGGACTTAAGGCCTCTCCAGTTGGCTCTGGGTCTCGGCCTCCAAGTCGCCACTCCCTGATTTTCTCTACCACGCTCTTTTGGAGGCAGCCGCACCACTGCTGTCTTCCGGCTTAAGCCCCCCGCTTTCCCTTTGGAGGAAAAATGGATCTCCTTGAATTTTTACGCAGCCACCTCGGCGCTTCGACTGCCCGGCAACTCGCCGCCCACGCGGGCCTTACCCCGGAGCAAGCGGGGAACGCCCTGAACGCCCTCTGGCCGCTGCAACTCGACGCCCTGAGTACCCACGCGCAGCTTTCGGCGGGCGGACAGCAACTGCTCGATTTGGCCACCAGCGTGCCCGGCGGGGCCATCGATACATTGCTGGAGCGCCCCGGCAGCTTGGATGACCTCGAAAAAGTAGGTGTTTCGGCCGCTCCCGTTTTGCTGGGCAGCAACGCCGACACCATCAACAGGCAAGTCGCCAGCAACTTGAATGTACCCAGCGGCGCGGTGACGCGTCTGAGTCACCTCAGCTTGCCGCTGCTGCTCAAGCTGCTGCTCGAGCATGCCCGCAGCAATTCGCTGGGCGCGGCGGGCTTGGGAGCGCTGCTGCTGTCGCTGCGGCCTCAGCTCGGCGCACTCCTTCCAGTGGGCCTCGCCACGCTGATCGGTGGCTTCAGCGCGGTGAAGCCCACTCAAGCAGCCCAGCCCATTGCGGCCCCCAATGAGGAAAGGCGGCGCGGTGCGGGTTGGTTGTGGGCAATTCCACTGGCCGCCTTGTTGCTGGTGGGTGGCTACTTCTTGGCCAATCAGAACCGCAAAGCGAGCATGGAGACGGGCGCATCTACAAGCACCGACATGGCAGCGACCAACGCCTTTAACGTGATTGAGCCGCAGGCCGATACTGCCGTGCCCGCCGCCAGCTTTAGCATGCGCGGCGTGGGCAAAGCCGGTCAAACGGTGAGCATCAAAGAAGCGGGCAGCGAAATCAGCACCGCTTCGGTGGGCCAAGACGGCAACTGGAGCGCCGAGATCGCTGCGCCCACCAGCGGTGAACACACCTACGAAGTCAGCAGCGGAAGCGACACCGCTCAACTCCGGATCACGGCGGGCGCGGGCAACGGGTCGGCGGCGGAGAGCAGCGCTGCAGCCACTTCAGCAACCACCGATCAACCGCAAACGGGAACAGCCCAAACGGACACGGCGGCCAGTGCCAGCACCGATCCTAATGCCGCCACCGACACAGCGACTTCAACCACCCCGCCCGCCAATGATGCGGCGGCCACACCACCCACCATCAATGCGCCGAGCGGCAAGGTGGCGGGCGCGTTTGATCTGACCGGCAGTGGCGTGGCGGGCCAAACCGTCACGGTTCTCGAGGACGGCGCAAACATCGGCGCAGCCACGGTGGGCAGTGACGGCACTTGGACACTGAACGTGCCTTCACCCGCAGCGGGCGAGCACAAGTACCAGGTGAGCAGCGAAGGCGGTCAGGCCACCACGGACGTCACCGTCGGCGCGGCCACGGGCGACGCTGCAGCCTGCACTCAGGCGTTCACTCTGTCTCTTACCGACGGTCAGAGTGTCTCCTCGCCGTTCCGGTTTGGCGGGCAAGGCTCCGGCGCGGGCTACACGGTGGCCGTCAAACGCGGCGAGCGGGTGGTGGGCACCAAAGCCTTGCCCGTCAGCGGTTCGTGCGGCTGGAGTTACAGCAGCAACCCCGGCAAAGGCGAAATCACTTACGTGGTGCGCTCCGGTAAAGACTTGACCAGCACTCCGATCAGCACCATCACCTTGAACGTGCAGTAACGTCGAAGAAGTTCAAAGGCGGGGGAGGAGCAATTTAACGCTCCTCCCCCACCTTTCTTATCTCCCACTGATTGAGCGGCTCTGCGCTTTACGGCAGCTTGACTTCAAAGACCAGCGGCCAGCGCTTGCCGGTCAGAAGCAAAGTGCCTTTTGCAGCGTTGTGGGCAATACCGTTGGGCACGTCGTCAAAGCCAAGCTCTCGGCCACTTTTCGCAGCGGCGGCCTGCGCTTCACGCGCCAGATTGCTGACATCGATCCAAGCGGTGACTTTGCCGCTCAGCGGGTCGATGCGGGCAATTTTGTTGCTGAGCCAGATATTGGCATAGACAAAGCCGTCCAGATATTCCAGTTCATTGAGCTTGTCGATGCCTGCTCCCGCCGCTGTGACTCTGAGCTTTTTGGTCACGGCAAAGCTCAGCGGGTCGCGCCAGTAGAGGGTATCCGAGCCGTCACTCATGATCAGCGATTTGCCGTCGTTGGTCAGTCCCCAGCCCTCGCCCCGATAGCGCAACTGGCCGAGGCTTCTGAGGTTCTGCGCGTCGTAGAGGTACACCAAGCCGTCTTGCCAAGTCAGTTGATACGCCACTTCACCCATCACCGTCAGCCCTTCGGAGAAGACTTTGCTGCTCGGCGGCACTCGGCTTTGCAACACCTCGCCGCTCTGCAAGTTGGTGCGGCGAATGCTGCTCTGACCCACCAAACCGGTGCTCTCGAAAAGGGTACTTCCCACCAGCTCAAAGCCTTCGGTAAACGCATCGGGATCGTGTGGGAAACGGGAAATAACCTTGGGAATCAACATGGGAATACCGGAACTGGTGACGGGGCCGGAAGGAGCAGGGTTGGGAACAGCAGACTTGGGGGCAGTTGGAGCGGGTGCAGGTTGAGATAGCGAGACTTTGATCAGCGGGCTGCTGGGCTGGCTGCGAACCGGCGTGGCCGCTTGGGCGGGCAGACAAAGCAGCACGCCCAAAGCCACGCTGGAAAGCGTCAAAGGAGGGCGAGGTTTGTGCAAAAGCTTGAGCAGCGGGCGGCGCGTCATGCGTTTAGCATACGGGTACGCCGAACAATAAACGTCCGCCTTTTGGCTCATTCCCTTTGAGAATAAGCGGGTGAAGCTTCATCAATCCTTGCTGTGCAACCGTGCGCCTGAATCCGTATCAGCCCGCTTTACGCCGGATGCAGCCCCGCGAAACCGAGTCCGGCCCGCTCGTCCCAGCCGCGTGCGATGTTGAGCGACTGAATGGCGTGGCCCGCCGTGCCTTTGACCAAGTTGTCAATCGCCGACATCAGCACCACCCGCCCCGTGTCCACGTCGAGTTCAAAGCCGATGTCGCAAAAGTTGGTGCCGTCGAGCAACTTGGGATCGGGGTAGCGGTGAATGCCTTTTTGCATCTTGACGATGCGGATAAACGGCTCCTCGGCGTAGATCTCACGGTAAGCGCCCCACACGTCGCGCTCGGAGTAGCCGTCGGGCAGCCACGTTTGGATGGTGGTCAGAATGCCGCGCACACGGGGCGTGCTGATGGCGGTCAGGTGCAGGGGAAACCTGCCGGGCAACTCCTGAATCGCCTCGGCAGTGTGGCGATGACCGACCGGCTTATAGACCCGCAAACTGCCCTCGCGTTCGGGGTGGTGCGAGGCGTCGCTGCTGCTCGCGCCCGCCGCGCTCGAGCCGACCAGCCCGGTGGCGATGATGTCTTTGGGCAGCACCGTGCCGAGCTTGAGCAGCGGATAGAGGCCCAAAATCACTGAGGTGGCAAAGCAGCCCGCACAGGCGATGCGGGTGGCTCCCTTCAAGTCCCCTCGGTGGAGTTCGGGGTTGCCGTAGACCCACTCGCTCAGTTTTTGGGGCGCGGGGTGGGCTTCGCCGTAGTACTGGGCGTACAGTTCGGGGTCTTTGATCCGGAAATCCGCCGACAGATCAATGATGACTTGGCCCAGCGCTTCAAAGGTCTCGATCTGCTTGGCCGCCGAGTTGTGCGGCAGGGCCAGCACAATCACGTCGGCGGCCTCTAAGTCGGCCAGTTTGCGGAACTTGAGGTTGGTCAGCGAGCGCAAATTGGGATGCACCAACGGCACCGGCATTCCGGCGTTGCGCTCGGACGTGACCTGCGTGACCTTAAGGTGAGGATGCGACAGGGCAAGGCGCAAAAACTCGCCGCCCGCGTAGCCGGAGCCGCCGACGATGGCGACCGAAAGTTGTTCCGTGGCAGGCAATCCAGAAGCAGCAGGTGAAGTCATGGGCAGTAGTAAAGCATATCTGTGCTATGCAGATGGTAAGTTCGGCGGCTCAAAAGTTACCGAATGAAAATATTTTGCGGAATATTGGAGAGTGGTCTGCGGCGCAGATGATCGTCCTAGCGTCTATTGAACAGTTTCGAGTTGAAACAAATGCCCTACAGATGTCCAAATCTCAGCTCCCACCGCCCCTTCCCATGCTGCTCACCTGAGCGTCATGCAGCCCCAAAAGCACGTGCTAGACTTGCGCCCGTGTGCCGGAAAAAAGCGCCTCTCCAAACCAAAAAGGTTGGCCGAGTACCATCAAAAAAAGCCGCTCCAGCAAGAAACTGGCGCGGCTTTGGGTGGTGCACCCGATAGGACTTGAACCTATGACCTTTGGCTTCGGAGGCCAACACTCTATCCAACTGAGCTACGGGTGCAGAAGTGGCTCTAAGCCGCCGAGAAGCAGCAAAGCTCAAGTAACTTAGCATGACCACAAGGAGGAATCAAGTGAACAAAAAGGTACTCACCAGCGTCCTGCTGGGGTTTTTGGCCGTCTTACTGGTGGTGGGGCTGGTTTATCAGTTCACCCCTAACGTCGGCAGTTTGTTTGGCAAGCAGTCGAGCGGCACGCCCGCCATCACCGTGAACGGCCAGACCGTGACGGTGGAAGAAATTCAGGCGCTTCAGCGCAGCAACCCAGTGCTGAGCGCCACCACCGAAGGCATTTTGGGCGAAGACCTCAAGACGGTGGCGGTGGAAAGCCGAATCGAGAACGCGCTGCTCAAGGCCGCCAGCAGCGGCGAGAACATCAGCCGCGCCGATGTCAATGAGCAGGTCGACAAAGTCCGCAAAGGCAACAATCTCACCGACAACAAAGCTTGGGTTGACCGCCTCGCCCAAATCGGCTTTACCGACGCTTCTTACCGTGAGGAAGTGCAGTCGGGATTGGCGATTCAGAAAAAGCAGAAATCAATCGCGGACGCGGCTCCCAAAGCCACCGAGGCCCAGATCAAGCAGTTTTACAGCCTCAACAAAGATCAATTCCGAGACGAGGCCCGCATCATCGGGCGCGAAATTGTGGTGGCCGACAAAGCCAAAGCCACTGCTCTGCTGGCCCAACTCAAGGGCGGCTCGGATTTTGCAACTTTGGCCCGTGAAAACAGCACCGAATTCAAAGACCGTGGCGGCGCACTCGGCCCGGTGACGGGAGACAAACCCGCAGCAGTGACTCAGGTGGCCCTGCCGCCAGAAGTCAGCGCAGCGGCTTTTGCCCTGACCGGCGGCGGCCTGACTGACGTGATTTCCTCGGGCGGCAAGTTTTATATCGTCAAGGTGGAGGAGTTCGTGCCTGCCGCCGCCAAGTCCTACGAGAGCGTCAAAAAACAGATCACCGATCAGGTCAACCGGCTCCTTCAGACCGCCGCCGCCGAAAAGTGGTTTGACGGCCTGCGCAAAAGCGCCAAGATCGATTACCTGTTGCCCGCGTGGAAGATCAACAACCCCACCGTCGCGACCGTGGGCGGCCAAGACATCCCCTATTCGGACGTGCTGAGCGGCGTCGTCGGCAACCAGCAGTTCGCTTCGCTGCTGCAACAAGTTCCTGCCGATCAAGCGGGCAGCATGGTCAACCAGTTTCTCAAGCCCGGTATTGCCGAGCAACTCATCGAGCAGTACGCCGCGCCGACCATCGTGGCCGACAAGAAGCTGGACTTGGTGGGCAGCCGCGCCAATCTGGCTCAGCAACTTGCCCTTTACGGCTCCAAAGATGCCTCGGTTACCGACCAAGACGTGATCAAGGACTACCAACAAAACGTCGCCAAGTACACCACCAAGGCCAGTGCCACGCTCAGCGAAGCGGTGTTTACTGACCGCGCCAAAGCGCTGGCCTTCCGCCAGAGTTTTGACGGCAAGAACTTTGTGCAGGCGGCCAGCAAAGCCGGAGGCACCGTCTCGGAGCGCGGCAGCGTCACGGCGGGCGACGCGGCGCTGAATCCCGCTTTGTCCAAAGCCGTGTTCGACACCTCCAGCTTGCGTCCCGCCGGTGAAGGCAGCGTCAGCGACGTGATCGAGAATGGCAAGACGTACAGCGTGGCCTACGTCACCGATCTGGTGCGGGCCAACATCAAGCCGCTCAAAGAAGTGGACGCGGTGATTCGCTCGCAACTGCTGGCCCAGAAGCGGGCCGAAGCGGGGCAAGCGTACATCAAAGCCCAGATGAAAGACATCAAGGTGGACAACAAGCTCAGCGCCGTGCTGGCCGCCCAAGAAAAGCGGATCGCGGCGGCTGCACCTAAGCCTGCTACACCCGCCACACCACCTGTCACGACCACACCTGTGACCACGCCGCCCACCGCGAGCGGTACTGAGCCGGCCAAGACGCCTGCGACCACAACCCCCGCTCCTGACTCCACCAGCACGCCCACCAAGCCCTAAGCCCACTCAACCAAAAAACCGTGAGGAGCCAAGACTTGAGGCTCCTCACGGTTTTTTGCTAGCGGAAATGAAAGTGCTAAGCCCGAACTTCCACTCCCTTCCAAAACGCCACATGGTCTTTGATTTGTTTGGCGGCGTCTTTGGGCTGAGGGTAGTACCAAGCGGCGTCGGGGTTGCTTTTGCCATCCACTGACAAGCCGTAGTAGCTCGCAGTACCTTTCCAGGGGCAAACGCTGTGGGTTTCGCTGGGCGTCAGAAAGTCTGCTTTAACGCTGCTGAGCGGGAAATACTGATTGCCTTCTACCACTACCGTGTCATCACTCTCGGCGATGACTTGACCGTTCCAAATGGCTTTCATGCCTTCACTCTAAAAGCTGCTGAGCGCTGAGTGTGTCTTGAAGCTGACGTTCAGCGCCTGCTCTTTATGGTTTGGCGGGGCGCTCCACCACGTCTGGAAATTCTTTGGCGGGCGCAAAAGGCAGCAGTTTGGCGAGATTTAATTTGAAGCTGAGCGCTGATCTGCTTCCAAGTTGCAAACGATAAACCCCTTTGATATAGGAGTTCAGGCCCACCTGATCGCCCACACGCAGGCGCTCTAAATCACTCAGGGCCACCCACGCCCCACGGGTCTCTCCGCTGCCCAGCATTCGCACCGGCAACGTGCTGCTGTCTGGGCCGAGCTGCACAGTGACGCTGCGCGGCGTTTGGACTTGGATTTGAGCGCCGAGCGCTCCCACGACTTCCGGCAGCGGCAACACGATTTGACCTCGGTCGGCGCGTGCTTTGGCTCCAGCGGAAAGAGCAAGCGCGGCAGGATCAGCTGTAGGCGCTGGCGGCTTCGGAGCAGGCACTACCGGGGCCGGAGTAGCAGGCGGAGCGGCCACCACAGGCTTGGCGGCGGGCGGAGCAGTGGGGACGGGTAGGGTTGGTTTTGAAGCCACTGGAGCGGGAGAGGGCTGCGGCTTGGCCGTGATTGGTGAAGGGGCGATTGGCGGGGCTGCGGTTGACGGGGCGGCAGGCTTCGGGGCTGGCTGCGGCGCGACTGGCGGCTTGGGCGCAGGCTGCTGATTCACAGGCTGTTGGGCAATCAGCGCTTGCTGGGCGATCAGAGCCAGCGCTTTTTGGGCAGCGGGGCGCTTGAGGGCCGTCAGCGCGGCGGCTTCGGTGCTGCTTGGAGGGCGGCCATAGCCAGCCGCCACACTGCGGTAGTACGTCCACGGGCCGTCCGCGAGGGGCGGCTGATTGGCGATGGCGTCGAGCTTGCCACTGGCCGTAGAAAAATACAGCGTCCCCGCCGAGCTGACATTCACGCTGGTGTCGATCCGCTCACCGGTTTTGAGCGTCCACATCGCTTTGCCGCCCTCGCCAATGGCGTGCAAGGTGCCGCTCATATCGCCGACGACCACCGCGCCGCCCACCAACTCGGCGGCTGGGGCTGCGACGGCCGCGCCTGCCGGATACACCCAGACGTCTTGTCCGGCCTCGTTCAGGGCGTAAACATTACCGTCGTAACTGCCCACCACCACCAAACCTTTTGAAGTAATGATCGGGCTGGCATTGACAAACGAAGCGGTGGCCCGCGTCCAACGCAACTCGCCACCGGGGGTCAAGCTGTAGATTTTCTTGTCGCCAGAACCGAAATAGAGATTGCCCGCCGCGTCCAGAGCGGGGCTGCCAAATACGGTGCTGCCGGTGCGGAAGCGCCATTTGAGTTGTCCATCTGTGGTCAGCGCCACCACCTGATTGCCCTGCGTACCAAAGTAGATGCTGCCATCTACAGCGACGATGGGGCTGCTGTAAATGGGAGAGCCGACTTTGTATTTCCAAAGCTGTCCGCCCTGGCTGTTCAGGGCATAAACCGTGCCGCCGCTGCTGGCCACCACGATGCTTCCGTCGGCCCTCAGCGCGGGTGAGGCATACAGATCACCGTCAAAACGCACATTCCAGAGCTTCTTGCCGCTGGCATCGATGGCGTACAGGTTATCGTCGTAGGCCACCGCCAGCGTGACGCCGGACGGAGTAATGACCGGCGCGGCGCGGCCAATGTCGCCTAGAGCGAAGGCCCATTTTTCTTGCCCAGTGCTGTCTAAGCGGTGCAACTTGGCGTCTGAGCCGATCAGCACGACGTCGCCGTTGTCGGCCACGCTTAGAGCACCGAGGGCCTTAATGTTCTTTGACCAGGTGATGGAGGGAGCTGCGCCTGCGGAAGGTGTTTGAGCAAAGCCTGCTGAGAAAGAGGCGCACAGAAGCGAGAAAAACAGTGAACGTTGGGCAAATGAAGCGAGCGGCAAAATGGATTCTCCTTTACATTCTCTTAAAGCAAGGCTCAAGAGCGGGTTAAGTCGTAGACGTCCTGCACATTAGCGTCTTAAGATGCGTGTTGATATGAAAAAGATTCTCATTTTGACAGCGTTTGCTCTGGCAGGATTGGCCAGCGCACAAGACACCGCTCCAGCTGATCCGGCCATGTCGGATTCGATGACCATGACGGCCAGCGACCACTTCAACCGCGCCAGCGAACTCGCGGTGCAGGCTGACGTGGCTTATCCCGCCGCCTTCTATGACCGTACCCTTTGGAAAGGAGCGGTAGATCAGGCTTACATCGCTTCCACCATGAGCACCGACCGTGCGTACGGAGCTTACTTGGCGCAGCTTTACACTAAGACCCAGTGGTGGATCAACGCCTACAACGCTTGGTCAAACCTCAATGACCTGAGCGACACCGAAAAGCAGTGGGCCTCGCTCAGCGCCGCCAAACTGGCTTACATCGCCCTACAGCGCGGCGATAAGGAAACGGCCATGACTTACGTACAGGCCGGAATGGACTGGGCCGATTCGCAGAGCCTGCAAGACATCATGAAGCGCTTGCAGTAAACCTGATCAAAGCAAAGGCCCTCAGAAGTCAACTCTTCTGAGGGCCTTTTTCGTGAATTCTCAGGTCATCGGCTTGGCTTCTTCCTCAGCGAGGACCCGTTCAATTCTGCGATCTGGAATGACCCACAGCAGAGTATTCCCGATAATGATTATTCCTGACAAAACAGTACCGAAGAATCCAAAAAAAGGCACTACGACGGCAATCAAATATAACGCTGTCGAAATTTTCCCTTTGCTGTCGTTGCCAATGGCTCTCAGCAAAAGTCCATTGCTAGAGTCAGCATTGATAATTCGGTATTGTAAAATGACATAAGCAAGGCCACAGATAAGCAAATCAAGAGCGTAAATGCTCATTGGAACGGCTGAAAAGTGAGTCTCTCCCGCCCAGGCAGTCATGAAGGGCAGCAACGAAAGCCAGAACAGGAGATGGAGATTGGCCCACATCACATTACCATTGATGCGCTTAACGGTGTGCAGCATGTGGTGGTGGTTGTTCCAGTAGATGCCGACGTAAATAAAACTCACCACATAAGCCAAAAACTTGGGCCAGTCCCTGAATAAATCGCTCAGTTCGTGGCCTTCCGGAGGTTTGAGTTCCAGCACCATGATCGTGATGATAATGGCCAGCACGCCGTCCGAAAATGCCTCTAATCTTGTTTTACCCATCAGCAGTCCATCTTTTCCCCTGATACCTACAAGCAAAAAAACAGCCAGCTCCACACCGGAGGCTGACTGTCCAAGCGTTCAGTTGTAGTTTAGGCTGCGCCGACCTTTTTGGCAATGATGCCTTCGATGTACTTGACGACGCTTTGCAGTGGCACGCGCCCCAGCACATCTTCCAAGAAAGCGGTGACCAGCATTTTTTCGGCCAGCTCTTTGTTGATGCCGCGTGAGCGCAAAAAGAAAAGCTGCTCCTGATCCACTGGGCCGGTGGTCGAGCCGTGCGAGCAGCGCACATCGTTGGCGTTGATTTCCAGCTGCGGCACGCTGAAGTTTTGGGCTTCGCTGCTGAGCATCATGGTGCGGTGCTTTTGGTACGCGTCGGTTTTTTGTGCGCCCAAGTCCACTTTGATCATGCCGCTGAACACGCCCACGCTTTGATCGTCGCTGACGCCTTTGTAGAGCAAATCGGAGTAAGCGTTGGGAGCGGCGTGGTGCTGGAGGGTGTAGTGATCGAAATGCTGGTCTTCGTTGGCAAAGTAGAGCGCCAGCATTTCGCTGCTTGAGCCTTGCCCGCGCAGGTGGCTCTGCATTTCGGTGCGGCTGAGGGTGCCGCCCATCGTGACCACGAGGCTGTTGAGGGTGGAATCACGGCCCACGTCGCCGCGCTGGCGCTGAATGTGGGTGACGCCCTTGCCCCAGTTCTGAATGCTGACGTAGCGCAGGCGAGCGCCGTCTTTGACCACCAGTTCCACCGCGCCGATGGCGTAGGTGCCGGGCAAGTCTTCACTGTCTTGCTCGTCAATGAATGTCACTTGGGCGTTTTCTTCGGCCACCACCAGGGTGCGGGTGGCGGTGTAGGTGCCGGCCTCGCTCATCACGCGAAACGACCCGAGCGGAAGCTCGACTTCTACGCCACGCGGCACGTACACGAACGCGCCGTTGGTCCACAGGGCCGCCGCCAGAGCGCTGAACTTGCCCTCGCTGGGATCGGGTGATTTGCTGGGTGTGGTACCGGGCGCGGCGATGGTGGTATCGTCCGGCACTTCGGCGGGAACCACACTGTAGAGGTACTGCTGAACTTTGTCGGGGTACTGCTCCACCGCCGTTTTGAGATCGGTGAAGATCACGCCTTTGGCGCTCAGCTCGGCGGGCAACTCTGTGCGGTACACCACGTCGGGGCCGTCCATCACCAAGAATGCGCCCACGTCGGTGCTGCTCAGGCGTTCGCGCACGCTGGCGGGCAAGGCCGAGAGATCGGCGACCATGTCGCGCTTGGGATGCGGGCGCAGCTTGGCGAAGTCGATGGTGACTTGGGTGTACTTCCAGGCTTCCACGCCGCTGTGAGGCACTTCGAGCGTGTCGAAAAGGTCGAAGCTGGCCTTGCGCTTGGCATTGAGCCAGTCGGGGCCGGTGTGGGCAGCGAGTTGGTCAGAGAATGGGGAATTGGTCATGCGGTGGGGTTCTCCTTTTGCCAGTCCACTGTGTCGAGATTGGGAGTCCGGTCAAAATGTCTAATTTTTTGAACAGCTTAAAGATAAGGATCAGATCAACCCATGAACGATTCGACTTCAATAATAAAGCCAACCGGAGTATTGAAGTAAAACGTCAGCCGCCCATGATTTTCGTAAGGAGCTTGAACCTGATGGCCGCCTGCTGTGAGTTGAGCGTGAACGGCCCGCACTTGCTCCGGCGTGTCTTGCAAAAAACCGATATGAAAGACTTTAGGGTAACTCACGTCTTTGCTTTTGAAGACAGAAATGAGTGAGCCGTCATCGTCATGCAGGAAAGTCATGTTGTCGTTTCTGGGCATTCCTTCGGCCTGCTTAAGACCAAAGAAACGCTCAAAGATCTCGACAGCGGCGGGAACGTCAGTAACGCCTAGGTTGATGTGGTTGAGTTTCAATTTTATCTTCTCTCTTTCGGTGAAGCTCCGTCCGAGATTCCTAGAAACTCAGCCGCCGTCCCGACGATTTAATTTGACGATAGAAACCGAACTACGAACAGATCAAGCCCTCGTTCATGAAGACTTCAGCAGTTTTAGCCAAGCCATAAGCGCCTTGAACGGCACTCGCCAAATCACGGGTCGAATTTCCTGCTTTGAATCTCTCATAAGAAGCACGATTGACAAAGACTCGGCAAGTTGCCGTCTGTCCATCATCTAATGAGAAAATTTCAAAAGCTTCGATACACCTTCTGGCATCAGCACTCGGATTCTCAGTATCTTTGACTTGCAAAGCCACTTCACGTCTTGGGTAACTTTCGCCAATATCTTGAAGAGCATAGACCTGATAGGTAAGCCTAAAGAAAGTGCGCTTCAAGATGTTCGGATCAAAAGTAATAGCAAGCACCGACCATACTAGAAAAACAAATCCAAAGATAATTTTGGCAAGTA contains:
- a CDS encoding DUF937 domain-containing protein — translated: MDLLEFLRSHLGASTARQLAAHAGLTPEQAGNALNALWPLQLDALSTHAQLSAGGQQLLDLATSVPGGAIDTLLERPGSLDDLEKVGVSAAPVLLGSNADTINRQVASNLNVPSGAVTRLSHLSLPLLLKLLLEHARSNSLGAAGLGALLLSLRPQLGALLPVGLATLIGGFSAVKPTQAAQPIAAPNEERRRGAGWLWAIPLAALLLVGGYFLANQNRKASMETGASTSTDMAATNAFNVIEPQADTAVPAASFSMRGVGKAGQTVSIKEAGSEISTASVGQDGNWSAEIAAPTSGEHTYEVSSGSDTAQLRITAGAGNGSAAESSAAATSATTDQPQTGTAQTDTAASASTDPNAATDTATSTTPPANDAAATPPTINAPSGKVAGAFDLTGSGVAGQTVTVLEDGANIGAATVGSDGTWTLNVPSPAAGEHKYQVSSEGGQATTDVTVGAATGDAAACTQAFTLSLTDGQSVSSPFRFGGQGSGAGYTVAVKRGERVVGTKALPVSGSCGWSYSSNPGKGEITYVVRSGKDLTSTPISTITLNVQ
- a CDS encoding glutaminyl-peptide cyclotransferase, whose product is MTRRPLLKLLHKPRPPLTLSSVALGVLLCLPAQAATPVRSQPSSPLIKVSLSQPAPAPTAPKSAVPNPAPSGPVTSSGIPMLIPKVISRFPHDPDAFTEGFELVGSTLFESTGLVGQSSIRRTNLQSGEVLQSRVPPSSKVFSEGLTVMGEVAYQLTWQDGLVYLYDAQNLRSLGQLRYRGEGWGLTNDGKSLIMSDGSDTLYWRDPLSFAVTKKLRVTAAGAGIDKLNELEYLDGFVYANIWLSNKIARIDPLSGKVTAWIDVSNLAREAQAAAAKSGRELGFDDVPNGIAHNAAKGTLLLTGKRWPLVFEVKLP
- the argC gene encoding N-acetyl-gamma-glutamyl-phosphate reductase encodes the protein MTSPAASGLPATEQLSVAIVGGSGYAGGEFLRLALSHPHLKVTQVTSERNAGMPVPLVHPNLRSLTNLKFRKLADLEAADVIVLALPHNSAAKQIETFEALGQVIIDLSADFRIKDPELYAQYYGEAHPAPQKLSEWVYGNPELHRGDLKGATRIACAGCFATSVILGLYPLLKLGTVLPKDIIATGLVGSSAAGASSSDASHHPEREGSLRVYKPVGHRHTAEAIQELPGRFPLHLTAISTPRVRGILTTIQTWLPDGYSERDVWGAYREIYAEEPFIRIVKMQKGIHRYPDPKLLDGTNFCDIGFELDVDTGRVVLMSAIDNLVKGTAGHAIQSLNIARGWDERAGLGFAGLHPA
- a CDS encoding peptidyl-prolyl cis-trans isomerase, giving the protein MNKKVLTSVLLGFLAVLLVVGLVYQFTPNVGSLFGKQSSGTPAITVNGQTVTVEEIQALQRSNPVLSATTEGILGEDLKTVAVESRIENALLKAASSGENISRADVNEQVDKVRKGNNLTDNKAWVDRLAQIGFTDASYREEVQSGLAIQKKQKSIADAAPKATEAQIKQFYSLNKDQFRDEARIIGREIVVADKAKATALLAQLKGGSDFATLARENSTEFKDRGGALGPVTGDKPAAVTQVALPPEVSAAAFALTGGGLTDVISSGGKFYIVKVEEFVPAAAKSYESVKKQITDQVNRLLQTAAAEKWFDGLRKSAKIDYLLPAWKINNPTVATVGGQDIPYSDVLSGVVGNQQFASLLQQVPADQAGSMVNQFLKPGIAEQLIEQYAAPTIVADKKLDLVGSRANLAQQLALYGSKDASVTDQDVIKDYQQNVAKYTTKASATLSEAVFTDRAKALAFRQSFDGKNFVQAASKAGGTVSERGSVTAGDAALNPALSKAVFDTSSLRPAGEGSVSDVIENGKTYSVAYVTDLVRANIKPLKEVDAVIRSQLLAQKRAEAGQAYIKAQMKDIKVDNKLSAVLAAQEKRIAAAAPKPATPATPPVTTTPVTTPPTASGTEPAKTPATTTPAPDSTSTPTKP
- a CDS encoding DUF427 domain-containing protein; protein product: MKAIWNGQVIAESDDTVVVEGNQYFPLSSVKADFLTPSETHSVCPWKGTASYYGLSVDGKSNPDAAWYYPQPKDAAKQIKDHVAFWKGVEVRA
- a CDS encoding PQQ-binding-like beta-propeller repeat protein — protein: MADNGDVVLIGSDAKLHRLDSTGQEKWAFALGDIGRAAPVITPSGVTLAVAYDDNLYAIDASGKKLWNVRFDGDLYASPALRADGSIVVASSGGTVYALNSQGGQLWKYKVGSPIYSSPIVAVDGSIYFGTQGNQVVALTTDGQLKWRFRTGSTVFGSPALDAAGNLYFGSGDKKIYSLTPGGELRWTRATASFVNASPIITSKGLVVVGSYDGNVYALNEAGQDVWVYPAGAAVAAPAAELVGGAVVVGDMSGTLHAIGEGGKAMWTLKTGERIDTSVNVSSAGTLYFSTASGKLDAIANQPPLADGPWTYYRSVAAGYGRPPSSTEAAALTALKRPAAQKALALIAQQALIAQQPVNQQPAPKPPVAPQPAPKPAAPSTAAPPIAPSPITAKPQPSPAPVASKPTLPVPTAPPAAKPVVAAPPATPAPVVPAPKPPAPTADPAALALSAGAKARADRGQIVLPLPEVVGALGAQIQVQTPRSVTVQLGPDSSTLPVRMLGSGETRGAWVALSDLERLRVGDQVGLNSYIKGVYRLQLGSRSALSFKLNLAKLLPFAPAKEFPDVVERPAKP
- a CDS encoding TMEM175 family protein gives rise to the protein MELAVFLLVGIRGKDGLLMGKTRLEAFSDGVLAIIITIMVLELKPPEGHELSDLFRDWPKFLAYVVSFIYVGIYWNNHHHMLHTVKRINGNVMWANLHLLFWLSLLPFMTAWAGETHFSAVPMSIYALDLLICGLAYVILQYRIINADSSNGLLLRAIGNDSKGKISTALYLIAVVVPFFGFFGTVLSGIIIIGNTLLWVIPDRRIERVLAEEEAKPMT